The following are encoded in a window of Miltoncostaea marina genomic DNA:
- a CDS encoding succinate dehydrogenase/fumarate reductase iron-sulfur subunit yields the protein MATTTLDIFRYQPDVSDASYRQSFELEHPSDLTLLDAILKLQDEQDGTLAIRYSCRSAICGSCACKANGKTVLACMTQVEDVKREFETETVQVDPIGNFAPLKDLIVDLDPFWDKFKSVKPYLVPDGPAPERERLVSKEDMQKLFRESACILCAACYSECNSLAADPDFVGPAALAWGYRFAGDVRDGQRKQRAKLYTGEHGVWDCTRCMYCNERCPKGVNPRDAIEKLGGIAFQEGRSMKDAGARHAKAFLLSMRTGGKLNETVLVPFTDPIKAHLDIPFAIQMMRHGKAPSPIPHRIKKLKEVQQLMKNVKETI from the coding sequence ATGGCGACGACCACGCTCGACATCTTCCGGTACCAGCCGGATGTCTCCGACGCGTCCTACCGGCAGAGCTTCGAGCTGGAGCACCCGTCGGATCTGACGCTGCTCGACGCGATCCTGAAGCTGCAGGACGAGCAGGACGGCACGCTGGCGATCCGCTATTCGTGCCGCTCGGCGATCTGCGGGTCGTGCGCCTGCAAGGCCAACGGCAAGACGGTGCTCGCCTGCATGACCCAGGTCGAGGACGTCAAGCGCGAGTTCGAGACCGAGACCGTCCAGGTGGACCCGATCGGCAACTTCGCGCCCCTGAAGGACCTGATCGTCGACCTGGACCCGTTCTGGGACAAGTTCAAGTCGGTCAAGCCGTACCTCGTGCCCGACGGCCCAGCGCCCGAGCGCGAGCGGCTGGTGTCCAAGGAGGACATGCAGAAGCTGTTCCGCGAGAGCGCCTGCATCCTCTGCGCGGCCTGCTACTCCGAGTGCAACTCGCTGGCGGCCGACCCCGACTTCGTCGGCCCGGCCGCGCTCGCGTGGGGCTACCGCTTCGCCGGCGACGTCCGCGACGGCCAGCGCAAGCAGCGGGCCAAGCTCTACACGGGCGAGCACGGCGTCTGGGACTGCACCCGCTGCATGTACTGCAACGAGCGCTGCCCGAAGGGCGTCAACCCGCGCGACGCGATCGAGAAGCTCGGCGGCATCGCCTTCCAGGAGGGCCGCTCGATGAAGGACGCGGGCGCCCGCCACGCGAAGGCCTTCCTGCTCTCGATGCGCACCGGCGGCAAGCTCAACGAGACGGTCCTCGTGCCGTTCACGGACCCGATCAAGGCCCACCTCGACATCCCGTTCGCGATCCAGATGATGCGCCACGGCAAGGCGCCGTCGCCGATCCCGCACCGGATCAAGAAGCTCAAGGAAGTCCAGCAGCTCATGAAGAACGTGAAGGAGACGATCTGA
- a CDS encoding CoB--CoM heterodisulfide reductase iron-sulfur subunit B family protein produces the protein MATQFAYYPGCIAEFSSKELDATTKALAPMLDIELLPMPAATCCGAGDIAEAKPNLYLTLNVRILSQAEEMGVDILTICNVCTLNLRRANKMVKEDARLLEQVNEELVKVGARPYEGTKEVTHLLWYLATEEGLSLLEKQGPRGLNGLRVAPYYGCQLLRPSSVMGFEDPDRPQSLERLITALGGEVADYEAKSKCCGFPIVLAREAVALRESHVALSQSRDAGADCMVTPCPLCHLAMDAYQRKAEALNGTEYNMPVLHLPQLIGLALGLDRKVMDFKRHMVPVDRVLETVGV, from the coding sequence ATGGCGACGCAGTTCGCGTACTACCCGGGCTGCATCGCCGAGTTCAGCTCGAAGGAGCTCGACGCCACCACGAAGGCGCTGGCCCCGATGCTGGACATCGAGCTGCTGCCGATGCCCGCGGCCACCTGCTGCGGCGCCGGCGACATCGCCGAGGCCAAGCCCAACCTGTACCTGACGCTCAACGTCCGCATCCTCTCCCAGGCGGAGGAGATGGGCGTCGACATCCTCACCATCTGCAACGTCTGCACGCTCAACCTGCGCCGGGCGAACAAGATGGTCAAGGAGGACGCGCGCCTCCTCGAGCAGGTCAACGAGGAGCTGGTCAAGGTCGGCGCCCGCCCGTACGAGGGCACGAAGGAGGTCACCCACCTCCTCTGGTACCTCGCCACCGAGGAGGGCCTCTCGCTGCTCGAGAAGCAGGGCCCCCGGGGCCTCAACGGCCTGCGGGTCGCGCCGTACTACGGCTGCCAGCTGCTGCGGCCGTCGTCGGTGATGGGCTTCGAGGACCCCGATCGGCCCCAGTCGCTGGAGCGGCTGATCACCGCCCTCGGCGGCGAGGTGGCCGACTACGAGGCCAAGTCGAAGTGCTGCGGCTTCCCGATCGTGCTGGCCCGCGAGGCCGTCGCGCTGCGCGAGTCGCACGTCGCCCTGTCGCAGTCCCGCGACGCCGGCGCCGACTGCATGGTCACGCCGTGCCCGCTCTGCCACCTGGCGATGGACGCCTACCAGCGCAAGGCCGAGGCGCTCAACGGCACCGAGTACAACATGCCGGTGCTGCACCTGCCGCAGCTCATCGGCCTCGCCCTCGGCCTCGACCGCAAGGTCATGGACTTCAAGCGCCACATGGTCCCGGTCGACCGGGTGCTGGAGACCGTCGGGGTCTGA
- a CDS encoding glutathione S-transferase N-terminal domain-containing protein — protein sequence MTLYDAPGCWKCVEVKRALDGLGLEYRAVTVRGDPAARAALVAAQGEPPQVPMLVDGGLAVWDRRRILAYLAETYGGAAPEGAGFRDLPSYMGGVCAVDDPGAC from the coding sequence ATGACGCTGTACGACGCCCCGGGGTGCTGGAAGTGCGTCGAGGTCAAGCGGGCCCTCGACGGGCTCGGCCTGGAGTATCGCGCGGTGACGGTCCGGGGCGACCCGGCCGCGCGGGCGGCGCTCGTGGCCGCGCAGGGCGAGCCGCCCCAGGTGCCGATGCTGGTCGACGGCGGTCTCGCCGTGTGGGACCGGCGGCGGATCCTCGCCTACCTGGCCGAGACGTACGGCGGCGCGGCGCCCGAGGGCGCCGGCTTCCGCGACCTGCCGTCCTACATGGGCGGCGTCTGCGCGGTGGACGACCCCGGCGCCTGCTGA
- a CDS encoding PKD domain-containing protein, which translates to MAGAILAASALVALVPAEQAAAAPSCVKYASTTGSDSAAGTQTAPYKTAQKLVDSLSAGQAGCLQPGQTFGSVTVSRGGITLTTAPGGAKATLLGKLWIKDSANDVTIENLVLDGSGTTARVSFDTQGDRVVFRGNDITNRNTAICLHVGSNAGYGVAYDTVIDSNRIFNCGRLPATNFDHGIYVNHAYDTRITNNLIYDNADYGVHLYPGANRTYVANNVIDGNGRGLTFSSEGSLTSSDNVVENNIISNSGVTTNVESWWGGAVGVNNRADRNCLWNGRKGNFSLSNGGFTLSANVEKDPLFVNRSAKDFSLRADSPCLGKGPQGAEVPVPPPPPSLPPANVAPTAAFSASTLAPQTGQTVTFTDGSSDPDGTIAAREWDLDGDGAYEATGQSVSRAYAAAGTVTVRLRVTDDDGATATASRTLTVSAPPVVTPPPPAGEQAVANGSFESGTTGWTTWQAGLSRVALADAPEGSYVARVARTTGTSFTIDDEPTTIGSATKGAEYTGRAYVKAAATASVGKQVKIYMRERSASGAVLRTVAGPAVTLGNGFIPVTASLTASASGNQIELYVAHTGAVTGSAFYMDAVRLGAGAGTTPPPPPSLPPANVAPTAAFSASTLVPQTGQTVTFTDGSSDPDGTIAAREWDLDGDGAYEATGQSVSRAYAAAGTVTVRLRVTDDDGATATASRTLTVSAPPVVTPPPPAGEQAVANGSFESGTTGWTTWQAGLSRVALADAPEGSYVARVARTTGTSFTIDDEPTTIGSATKGAEYTGRAYVKAAATASVGKQVKIYMRERSASGAVLRTVAGPAVTLGNGFIPVTASLTASASGNQIELYVAHTGAVTGSAFYIDAVTLTR; encoded by the coding sequence ATGGCCGGTGCCATCCTCGCCGCGAGCGCGCTGGTGGCCCTCGTGCCCGCCGAGCAGGCCGCCGCCGCGCCCAGTTGCGTCAAGTACGCATCGACGACCGGCTCCGACTCGGCCGCCGGCACCCAGACCGCCCCCTACAAGACCGCCCAGAAGCTCGTCGACAGCCTGTCGGCCGGTCAGGCCGGCTGCCTGCAGCCCGGCCAGACGTTCGGCAGCGTCACCGTCAGCCGCGGCGGCATCACGCTCACCACCGCGCCCGGCGGGGCCAAGGCCACGCTGCTCGGCAAGCTGTGGATCAAGGACTCCGCCAACGACGTCACGATCGAGAACCTGGTGCTCGACGGCTCCGGCACGACCGCCCGGGTGAGCTTCGACACCCAGGGCGACCGGGTCGTGTTCCGCGGCAACGACATCACGAACCGCAACACGGCGATCTGCCTGCACGTCGGCTCCAACGCGGGCTACGGCGTCGCCTACGACACGGTCATCGACTCGAACCGCATCTTCAACTGCGGGCGCCTGCCGGCGACGAACTTCGACCACGGGATCTACGTCAACCACGCGTACGACACCCGGATCACCAACAACCTGATCTACGACAACGCCGACTACGGCGTGCATCTGTACCCGGGAGCCAACCGCACCTACGTCGCCAACAACGTGATCGACGGCAACGGCCGCGGCCTCACCTTCTCGAGCGAGGGCTCGCTGACCTCGTCCGACAACGTCGTCGAGAACAACATCATCTCGAACTCCGGCGTCACCACGAACGTGGAGTCGTGGTGGGGCGGCGCGGTCGGGGTCAACAACCGCGCCGATCGCAACTGCCTCTGGAACGGCCGCAAGGGCAACTTCAGCCTCTCGAACGGCGGCTTCACGCTGAGCGCCAACGTCGAGAAGGACCCGCTGTTCGTCAACCGCTCGGCCAAGGACTTCTCGCTGCGCGCCGACAGCCCGTGCCTCGGCAAGGGCCCGCAGGGCGCCGAGGTCCCGGTCCCGCCGCCGCCGCCGAGCCTGCCGCCGGCCAACGTGGCCCCGACGGCCGCCTTCAGCGCCAGCACCCTGGCGCCGCAGACCGGCCAGACGGTGACCTTCACCGACGGCTCCAGCGACCCGGACGGCACCATCGCCGCCCGTGAGTGGGACCTGGACGGCGACGGCGCCTACGAGGCCACCGGCCAGTCGGTCAGCCGCGCCTACGCGGCCGCGGGCACCGTCACGGTGCGCCTGCGCGTGACCGACGACGACGGCGCCACCGCGACCGCCAGCCGCACGCTCACCGTGAGCGCGCCCCCGGTGGTCACCCCGCCGCCGCCGGCCGGCGAGCAGGCGGTCGCCAACGGCTCGTTCGAGTCGGGCACCACCGGCTGGACCACCTGGCAGGCCGGCCTCAGCCGCGTGGCCCTGGCCGACGCGCCCGAGGGCTCCTACGTGGCGCGGGTCGCCCGCACCACCGGCACCTCGTTCACCATCGACGACGAGCCGACCACGATCGGCTCTGCCACGAAGGGCGCCGAGTACACCGGCCGCGCCTACGTCAAGGCGGCCGCGACGGCCTCGGTGGGCAAGCAGGTCAAGATCTACATGCGCGAGCGCTCGGCCTCCGGCGCGGTGCTGCGCACCGTCGCCGGGCCGGCCGTCACGCTGGGCAACGGGTTCATCCCGGTCACCGCCTCGCTGACCGCCTCGGCCTCGGGCAACCAGATCGAGCTCTACGTGGCGCACACCGGCGCCGTCACCGGCAGCGCGTTCTACATGGACGCGGTCCGCCTGGGCGCCGGCGCCGGCACGACCCCGCCGCCGCCGCCGAGCCTGCCCCCGGCCAACGTGGCCCCGACGGCCGCCTTCAGCGCCAGCACCCTGGTGCCGCAGACCGGCCAGACGGTGACCTTCACCGACGGCTCCAGCGACCCGGACGGCACCATCGCCGCCCGTGAGTGGGACCTGGACGGCGACGGCGCCTACGAGGCCACCGGCCAGTCGGTCAGCCGCGCCTACGCGGCCGCGGGCACCGTCACGGTGCGCCTGCGCGTGACCGACGACGACGGCGCCACCGCGACCGCCAGCCGCACGCTCACCGTGAGCGCGCCCCCGGTGGTCACCCCGCCGCCGCCGGCCGGCGAGCAGGCGGTCGCCAACGGCTCGTTCGAGTCGGGCACCACCGGCTGGACCACCTGGCAGGCCGGCCTCAGCCGCGTGGCCCTGGCCGACGCGCCCGAGGGCTCCTACGTGGCGCGGGTCGCCCGCACCACCGGCACCTCGTTCACCATCGACGACGAGCCGACCACGATCGGCTCTGCCACGAAGGGCGCCGAGTACACCGGCCGCGCCTACGTCAAGGCGGCCGCGACGGCCTCGGTGGGCAAGCAGGTCAAGATCTACATGCGCGAGCGCTCGGCCTCCGGCGCGGTGCTGCGCACCGTCGCCGGGCCGGCCGTCACGCTGGGCAACGGGTTCATCCCGGTCACCGCCTCGCTGACCGCCTCGGCCTCGGGCAACCAGATCGAGCTCTACGTGGCGCACACCGGCGCCGTCACCGGCAGCGCGTTCTACATCGACGCGGTCACGCTGACCCGCTGA